The Candidatus Celerinatantimonas neptuna DNA segment CCAAGGGCAGCGTAGTGAATTTAAATTGAGTCATTTTAATCTTCATCCCCGCGTTCGTTCAGGTGATTTTATGTTTAAAGTTCCTGATGGCGTTGCGATTGACGACCAGCGCCATGACTAATCTGGGTTTCGATTTTGCAGCAGATTTCAGGCCATTAGCTGCTAGAATGCGGCCTTCATCGCTGGAGCAATTCGCTGGTCAAAAGCAACTGCTAGAGTCAAGTAAACCACTTTATCAGGCGATTATAAAAGGTCAGCTTCATTCGATGATTCTGTGGGGACCTCCGGGAACGGGGAAAACCACATTAGCGGAGTTGATTGCCCATTATGCTGATGCGCAGGTTGAGAAAGTATCAGCAGTGACGTCAGGGATGAAAGAGATTCGCGAAGCAATTGAGCGGGCTAAAATAGCCCAGCAAAGTGGCCGAAGAACAATACTATTCGTGGATGAAGTCCACCGTTTCAATAAAACACAGCAAGATGCTTTTTTACCTCATATTGAAGACGGAACGGTAATTTTCATTGGAGCAACTACAGAAAATCCATCTTTTGAAGTCAATAATGCATTGCTCTCAAGGGCGAGGGTCTATGTACTTGAGCGATTAAGTGATGAGGATATTCAGCAGGTACTTGAATCGGCTTTGATTTTTGATGAACAGCTTAAGTCCCGACAGTTACATTTTTCTGAAGGTGCGGCTGAAAAGCTGGCGCAGTTTGCTCAGGGGGATGCCAGGCGTGCTTTGAATTTACTTGAAATGGCAACTGATCTTGTCAGTGATGGTGATGAAATCAATGACTCTATGTTAGGTCAGGTATGTGGCGCTCAGTTTGCCCAGGTGGATAAATTAGGCGATCAATATTATGACTTACTTTCAGCTTTGCACAAATCCATTCGAGGCTCAAATCCTGATGGGGCTTTGTTTTGGTATTGTCGGATATTAGAGGCCGGTTGTAGTCCTTTAATTGTGGCTCGCCGATTATTAGCTATTGCATCGGAAGATGTTGGCAATGCGGATATCCGGGCGATGCGAGTCGCGTTAAATGCCTGGGATTGTTTCACCCGAGTTGGACCTGCTGAAGGTGAACGGGCAATTGCCCAGGCCGTTGTTTTTCTGGCTTGTGCAGCAAAAAGTAATGCGTTATACACTGCTTTTAAAGCAGCCAGACAAGCGGCTAAAGATTACGGACACTTGCCTGTTCCTATTTATTTGCGCAATGCACCCACAAAATTAATGGCTGAAATGGGCTTTGGGGCGGAGTATCGCTATGCCCATCTTGAACCGGGGGCGTATGCGGCAGGAGAATGCTATTTACCTGAATCGATTGCTGACTTGCAGTTTTATCAGCCATCGGATCGCGGACTTGAAAAACAAATTCGTGAAAAATTAGATTATCTACATGAATTAGATGCAAAAAGTGTTAAACAACGATATCCCAATAAGTGATAGAATAAAAGGATCAATGACTTTATAGTGTTGAGTTAGAGGCGCAAGCCGATTTAGTGTATGCCTGACCCCAGGCTGATGGAATAAAAAATAAGGTTTATCATGTTAGATGCTAAATATCTGAGGAGTGATATTGAAATTGCGGCGAAACGTCTTGCTCGTCGTGGTTATCAATTAGACATCGCATTAGTCACCAAACTGGAAGAACAACGTAAATTGTTGCAGATCCAAACAGAAAATCTGCAAAATGAACGTAATTCTCGCTCCAAATCGATAGGTCAGGCAAAATCCCGGGGTGAAGATATTCAACCACTATTGGATGAAGTTTCCTCTTTAGGCGACCAGCTTAGTAATGCAAAACAACAATTGGCCGATGTCCAAAAACAACTAAAAGATATTGCGTATCAGATCCCTAATCTGCCAAATGAATCTATACCTGAAGGTAAAGATGAAAGTGAAAATGTTGAATTGTTGCGTTGGGGAACACCCAGAGAATTTGATTTTGAAATCAAAGATCATGTCGATTTGGGTGAAGGATTAAATGGTTTAGACTTTAAAAGTGCAACTAAGATCAGTGGTTCTCGCTTTATTGTCATGAAAGACAAAATTGCCAGGTTGCATCGTGCTATCGCACAATTTATGCTGGATACCCATACTGGTGAGCATGGTTATCATGAGATGTATGTCCCTTACCTGGTTAATGATGATTCCTTGTACGGAACCAGTCAGTTGCCGAAATTCAGTGAGGATTTGTTCCATACTCAGCCGGCAACTGAAGAAGGGATTGGTATGAGTCTGATCCCAACGGCGGAAGTACCGTTAACAAATATTGTCAGAGATGTCATTCTCGAGGAAAATCAGCTACCGCTTAAAATGACCGCTCATACACCATGTTTTAGAAGTGAAGCGGGTTCATATGGCCGTGATACACGTGGGTTAATCCGACAGCATCAGTTTGATAAAGTTGAAATGGTTCAGGTCGTACATCCTGAACACTCGTATGAAGCACTAGAACAGATGCGCCAACATGCAGAAACAATTCTACAAAAACTGGAATTACCATATCGTGTTGTCACATTATGTACAGGGGATATGAGTTTTTCTTCTGCAAAAACGTACGATCTTGAAGTCTGGTTACCGGCGCAAAATACGTATCGGGAAATATCGTCAATTAGTAACTGTGAGGATTTTCAGGCTCGTCGTATGCAGGCTCGTTTCCGTCCGTCTGGTGCAAAAAAACCAGAACTTGTTCATACGTTAAATGGGTCAGGTTTGGCTGTTGGTCGTACGCTGGTTGCTATTTTAGAAAATTATCAGCAGGCTGATGGTTCGGTTATCATTCCAACTGTACTTCGTCCGTATATGAATGGATTGGAACGATTACAGAAGGCTTAATGCCTTGATACAGCAAAAGGGAAAGTCTTGACAGGGCTTTTCCATATTATTTAATCTTAATGTAAGACGGTTGAATTTGAATTAAACTCAACTAAAACCGATTGCGATGTCATTCTTGTTTTGAATAAAAAATTAAAGGATTAATGGCAGATGTTTTTTTGCAGGGGGGACGCTCTTGTTTAAAAACTATTTTATAGATTCAATGCACGGATGAACTATAGATAATTTACAAATCAGCTTTAGAGAGTTCAGTTTATATGGAAAATCTGTGGGTCCATGCTTCAACGGTATTTATGAGTTTTTTTGCGATTATGAATCCAATCGCTAATGTTCCAATTTTTTTAGGGTTAACCTCTAATGATGATGCGGGTACAACTCGCATTGTTGCATTGCGGGCTGTTGTTCTGGCTTTCTTTATTGTCGCAGTATTTACATTAACTGGTCATCTAATCTTTCAACTTTTTGGTATCACTTTATCTGCATTTCGTATCATCGGAGGTTTGTTAGTTTGTACCATCGGATTTCAAATGTTGCATGGCAATCATTCAGGAATGCATCAATTACCGAGTGAAGATAATGATGCTTGCCGGGAAGCATTATTAAGTGTTTCTATTTTTCCATTAGCAATGCCGATTTTAGCTGGCCCCGGGACTATTGTAACGGCAATGAATTATTCAGCTCATGGTGGTTGGCTTGAGCTGGCGATCACTTTGATTGCTTTTGCTCTGTTGTGCTTTATTACGTTTATATTTTTCATTTTTGGTAAGCGGTTCGTTGCTATTATTGGAACCGGTGCACTTGGTGTGATAACACGTTTGATGGGGCTAATTCTTGCTGTTATTGGGGTACAGATGTTAATTGCCGGTATTCATGGAGCATTTCCGATGTTGCATGGGTAGATGCGTATTTGTGGGGGATATTACCTCTAGTAAAAGGCTGTTGTATTTTTTGCTCAATTTTAGCTTAGATTCCATATGAATCGGTGTTCTCATTCAGACCAATTCTAAGTAGGGGCTGAAAATAAATGGTAATTATGTATCTTAAAGGGAGATTTTAGCGCCTTTTGTTTGAGTTATTTTATCCTTAAACGCTGAGTATAATGCCTGATGTGATAATGGAGGATTTTTTTGATTAGGTCTGCATTAAACAAGCTTTAAAGAGCTATATTCATTTCATCAGTCCATTGATTGCACTAAATTACAATTCATCATGCTTTGGGGAAAGCTCTATTGATATATATTTGGCCGTTTTGAATAGTCGTTTCGAATGATTGACCCCATATTTTTAGGATATTTTTGAAAGGATCTTATGGCTAGATTAGATCGAGTACTAGGCTTTTTAACTCAATTATCCCGTCTTCATCAGTGGTTGATATTAATAATTGCCTCGGTACTTTTGGCATTACTCATTAATGGGGTAGGTCTGGCTGCCGGTTGGATGCTTGGTCCGATGTTTGCCGGGATTGCTTTAGCCCTTACCGGGAGTCAGATTAAATTACCGAAATGGAGTTATCTGCTGGCACAGGCTTTACTAGGCTGTTTGATTGCAAAAACACTTACCCATTCAATTTTGTCAGAAATTTTTTCGGATTGGTTGCTATTTTTCTCGGTGATTATTTCGATTATGGTTTTGAGCTGGGGACTTGGCTTTGTGATGGCTCGTCTTCATGTTATACCCAGTAGCGTTGCTATTTGGGGGGCCTCTCCAGGTGCAGCTGGGGCGATGGTCGTTATGTCAAAAGAGTTTGGAGCTGACGCCCGGTTAGTTGCTTTTATGCAATATCTACGTGTGTTATTAGTGGTAATTGTTGCGTCATTGGTTGCTTCAGCGACACTTTCCGGAAATTATACACATCAATCTCTTTTTGCCGGTTGGTTTGTTACTCCTAATTGGTTTGATGTTGAGATGACGCTGCTTGTTGCTGTTGGGGGTATTGTGATCGGCCGAATAGGGCGTGTTCCTGCTGGAGCGATGTTAGTTCCTATGATCTTGGCTGCTTTTTTGCATTTGAACGGCTACTTAACAATTGATCTTCCCCAACTATTATTAATCTTAAGTTACTTAGTCATTGGGTGGGTTATTGGATTAGGATTTGATCAGCAGACTTTAAAGGCCTCGTTATATGCGTTGCCGAGGGTGTTAATTGCTAATGTAATTCTTATTTTTATCTGTGCATTACTTGGGGTTGGTGTTAGTTATTGGTTCCATGTTGATCTACTATCAGCTTATTTAGCAACAAGCCCCGGAGGGGCTAATGTCATTGCAATTATTGCTTTATCTACGCCTGTCAATGTACCTTTTATTATGGCGTTGCAAACATGTCGACTCATTATTATTATTTTATTTGGCCCCTGGATTGCAAGGTTTATGGCCAAATGGGTCCATTAATAGTTAAATAATCTTGTTGTAAGGGATGATTTTTAGTTTCCGGCTAACCATATCTTCATTTTGTTTAAAAATATCTTATTGAGTAAATTTTAGTTATCTAATTCAAACAAATCTTCTATGTAGCATAGAATTCTATTGTTCGATTTAGAACGGCATATGTGATGATGCTCAACTGCTTTTTGAGTGCATCAATGACCATATTTCTTGATGAAAATCAGGCTGATATTAATAAAGTGAATCATTAATGCCAACAACTAGGCAAGTTCTGCGTAGGCTGATGTTATGCACTTTATTCACATAATCAACCAGATCACGGCGAACCGATGGCTTTAAAGCTTTTTTCGATAACCTCTTTGAGAATGGAGTGATCCAAACTCAAGTCTGCATATATTTGTTTTAACCGCCGGGTCTCCTTTCCAAGCTATTTCAATCGCTTGATATCTGAGCTTTCCATATCATCATATATGGCTTTATATATGGCTTTCCAGTTGTAATAAGTAGTATTAGCAATGCCGTATTCACGATAGACATTCGGTACTTTTCGGCCAGCTTCAACCTCCTTCAAGATTTTAACTATCAGCGATTCCGTATAGCGTGATTTTTTCATCAGCGTTTTCCATTGGGTTAATTTAAACGGAAGAACTCTAAATCGGAATACATCTATTTTGAGAGGAGGTTTACATCAGCACATAAAAAATCCAAATAGCAAGTGTATAGCAACACATACTATTGACTTAATCTTCATGTTGCATGGGCAAAAAATGAGCTAAACTTTCATTTGTCCTCTATTTTTAGAACTCGATTGCCTGAAAATTGTATCAATACCATCAATATTAGTAAGAAAGTGCTATTGTTTCCTGATTTTTTATCGCCATAATTATTGGCTGACCATTTTATGGATCAATTAGCATCATTGATAACAAGGCATGTAATGAAGATTTACCAATTTGATTTAATCCTTTCAGGTTTGCGACAAGCTACTCCAGAAGATCTTGCTGTGCTTGAGCGTGAATTGAAAATACAGGGTTGTGAGCACCCAAACCCTCGTCAGGATAAATATGGCGTACGAGTCACTGTAGCCGTTAATGCTGATACGTTTACTCAGGCTATTTTCCAGAGTACTCAGTATATTTCAGCGATAAAGGGCTATCATCTGTCGGTTCGTTCGGTTGAATTTAACTGATTTCTTGTAAAATGCTATCCAACTATTGGTCAGAGTGACTCAATCGCTGTTATCGCCATCAAGGTTTGGTACAATCTGGTT contains these protein-coding regions:
- the rarA gene encoding Replication-associated recombination protein A, encoding MTNLGFDFAADFRPLAARMRPSSLEQFAGQKQLLESSKPLYQAIIKGQLHSMILWGPPGTGKTTLAELIAHYADAQVEKVSAVTSGMKEIREAIERAKIAQQSGRRTILFVDEVHRFNKTQQDAFLPHIEDGTVIFIGATTENPSFEVNNALLSRARVYVLERLSDEDIQQVLESALIFDEQLKSRQLHFSEGAAEKLAQFAQGDARRALNLLEMATDLVSDGDEINDSMLGQVCGAQFAQVDKLGDQYYDLLSALHKSIRGSNPDGALFWYCRILEAGCSPLIVARRLLAIASEDVGNADIRAMRVALNAWDCFTRVGPAEGERAIAQAVVFLACAAKSNALYTAFKAARQAAKDYGHLPVPIYLRNAPTKLMAEMGFGAEYRYAHLEPGAYAAGECYLPESIADLQFYQPSDRGLEKQIREKLDYLHELDAKSVKQRYPNK
- the serS gene encoding Serine--tRNA ligase — encoded protein: MLDAKYLRSDIEIAAKRLARRGYQLDIALVTKLEEQRKLLQIQTENLQNERNSRSKSIGQAKSRGEDIQPLLDEVSSLGDQLSNAKQQLADVQKQLKDIAYQIPNLPNESIPEGKDESENVELLRWGTPREFDFEIKDHVDLGEGLNGLDFKSATKISGSRFIVMKDKIARLHRAIAQFMLDTHTGEHGYHEMYVPYLVNDDSLYGTSQLPKFSEDLFHTQPATEEGIGMSLIPTAEVPLTNIVRDVILEENQLPLKMTAHTPCFRSEAGSYGRDTRGLIRQHQFDKVEMVQVVHPEHSYEALEQMRQHAETILQKLELPYRVVTLCTGDMSFSSAKTYDLEVWLPAQNTYREISSISNCEDFQARRMQARFRPSGAKKPELVHTLNGSGLAVGRTLVAILENYQQADGSVIIPTVLRPYMNGLERLQKA
- a CDS encoding hypothetical protein (UPF0056 inner membrane protein MarC), which translates into the protein MENLWVHASTVFMSFFAIMNPIANVPIFLGLTSNDDAGTTRIVALRAVVLAFFIVAVFTLTGHLIFQLFGITLSAFRIIGGLLVCTIGFQMLHGNHSGMHQLPSEDNDACREALLSVSIFPLAMPILAGPGTIVTAMNYSAHGGWLELAITLIAFALLCFITFIFFIFGKRFVAIIGTGALGVITRLMGLILAVIGVQMLIAGIHGAFPMLHG